A window of Aricia agestis chromosome 3, ilAriAges1.1, whole genome shotgun sequence contains these coding sequences:
- the LOC121740287 gene encoding E3 ubiquitin-protein ligase RNF181, with protein MADYFQEMGWNELGEGEQPNHLLHMARFLIDFGIYGDNFTGEWPSLPPPASKEAVKNLPEIVIESMGKSCPICLKKFQVNEKAKQMPCEHQFHGKCIMTWLERTNSCPFCRYELPTDDEGYEAFKKEKKRAEQRKEELENLHNSMFS; from the exons ATGGCTGACTATTTCCAAGAAATGGGTTGGAATGAGCTTGGTGAAGGAGAGCAACCAAATCACTTGCTTCACATGGCAAGGTTTTTGATTGATTTTGGTATATACGgagacaactttacaggagagtgGCCCAG cTTACCTCCACCAGCTTCAAAAGAGGCTGTAAAGAACCTCCCGGAAATTGTGATAGAATCTATGGGCAAGAGCTGTCCTATATGCCTAAAAAAATTTCAAGTAAACGAAAAAGCTAAACAGATGCCATGTGAGCATCAGTTCCATGGAAAATGCATCATGACTTGGCTAGAACGg ACTAATTCCTGCCCTTTTTGCCGATATGAATTGCCTACTGATGATGAGGGATATGAAGCatttaaaaaagagaagaaaagAGCTGAACAGAGGAAAGAAGAATTGGAGAATTTACACAACTCTATGTTTAGTTGA